Proteins co-encoded in one Yamadazyma tenuis chromosome 1, complete sequence genomic window:
- a CDS encoding uncharacterized protein (COG:S; EggNog:ENOG503NX85), giving the protein MQSIRYIGTLIAMAALATADDHDHAHSDMDMGMDGPKEFHPKNAGSKSFHWIVTLVVLLILPSIASAFASANRVRWSVVMQLVSTAYSVFEFLCLSFPDNTNDHENKTSTGTSFFLSGLLGLTVFIGTVLNGSNIVINKFYPHLASKKQSSPGFTLKVYKVLSFMCVLTGWVRVSIAPVSMFGFCYGKHTGQCIAHGIMGSSFIAYGFLLLVVLVVPWLRKREHGRPQEFYDSVMMCAWGIVNTFTEHRWGKEPWGMGDYDHTSMGIIWACGGFLGIWLSRKKQRSFIPALLLVYTGWSMSQHHQKLEISTKVHAMFGLVLMSAGLTRLIEISFVLKDKYFGENGDIVSFQYLPPLCLVLSGLLFMGATEEQLILVHDLGSTYAAYVLVVVAAGFTICLWMLLVIQLYLRLEGYDEDGELHVHTSDYHSVDPNEVDNFELSELSDDETVSA; this is encoded by the coding sequence ATGCAATCCATCAGGTATATTGGTACACTTATAGCAATGGCGGCATTGGCCACTGCGGACGACCACGACCATGCTCATCTGGACATGGACATGGGCATGGATGGCCCCAAGGAGTTCCACCCCAAGAACGCAGGATCCAAGTCGTTCCACTGGATCGtgactttggtggtattaTTGATCTTACCGTCAATTGCTTCTGCTTTTGCTTCAGCTAACCGGGTCCGCTGGTCGGTCGTGATGCAGTTGGTACTGACAGCCTACTCGGTGTTCGAATTTCTCTGCTTGAGTTTCCCGGACAACACCAACGACCACGAAAACAAAACCTCTACTGGTACCTCGTTCTTTTTGAGTGGTTTATTGGGGTTGACAGTTTTCATCGGTACCGTGCTCAACGGCTCGAACATCGTCATTAATAAGTTCTACCCACACTTGGCGTCCAAGAAGCAGTCGTCTCCTGGCTTCACGTTGAAGGTGTATAAGGTGTTATCGTTCATGTGTGTGTTGACCGGGTGGGTCAGGGTGTCGATTGCCCCGGTTTCGATGTTTGGATTCTGTTATGGCAAACACACCGGCCAGTGCATTGCACATGGGATAATGGGGTCGTCGTTCATCGCGTACgggtttttgttgttggtggtgttggtagTGCCATGGTTGCGGAAGAGAGAGCACGGACGGCCGCAGGAATTCTACGACTCGGTGATGATGTGCGCATGGGGAATCGTCAACACCTTTACTGAACACAGATGGGGTAAGGAGCCATGGGGGATGGGAGACTACGACCATACGTCGATGGGGATCATCTGGGCATGTGGGGGATTTCTTGGGATTTGGTTGTCTAGAAAGAAGCAGAGGTCGTTTATTCCCGCTCTCTTGTTGGTGTATACCGGGTGGTCAATGTCGCAGCATCACCAGAAGTTGGAGATCTCGACCAAAGTCCATGCGATGTTCgggttggtgttgatgagtGCTGGGCTCACGCGGCTCATCGAGATTCTGTTTGTGTTGAAAGACAAGTACTTTGGAGAAAACGGTGACATTGTCTCATTCCAGTATCTCCCCCCATTGTGTCTTGTGTTGTCTGGGTTGTTGTTCATGGGGGCCACCGAAGAGCAGTTGATCTTGGTCCATGATTTGGGGTCCACATACGCCGCCTatgtgttggtggtggtggctgCCGGGTTTACGATCTGCCTTTGGATGTTGCTTGTGATTCAGTTGTACTTGAGACTAGAAGGGTACGACGAGGATGGGGAGCTCCATGTGCATACGAGCGACTATCACAGCGTGGACCCCAATGAGGTCGACAATTTTGAGCTTAGCGAGCTCTCTGATGACGAGACGGTACTGGCATAA
- the KEX2 gene encoding pheromone processing endoprotease (BUSCO:EOG09260J8F; EggNog:ENOG503NV4P; MEROPS:MER0000364; COG:O), translated as MIFRVDLLLVVLHALMSTTGAWASEIPARDYANKNYFMVELDTASSSDPLTAFINQHKDVYQFEHQARGFDDHFVFSIPKGHEHNQFLGNYNSNNHHLMQKRQDFEQEYEMLVTNQNLKSIHMLVPRVLERRAPVPVEPEEYNMARGIIPIDSSQLPIKDAGEKLGINDPIFAQQWHLINTQFPGNDVNVTGLWYEGITGEGVVTSVIDDGLDYEDADLRKNFNKEGSWDFNDNTNLPKPRLFNDYHGTRCAGEIAAVKNNVCGVGVAYDSQVSGIRILSGPLTPEDEAAAMIFGLDINDIYSCSWGPTDDGRTLSAPEKIVKKAMLKGVQEGRENKGSIYVFASGNGGRSDDSCNFDGYTNSIYSITVGAIDYKGLHPLYAEACSAVMVVTYSSGSGEHIHTTDIHGKCSAQHGGTSAAAPLAAGIFSLVLQVNPDLTWRDLQYVAALSSVPVNEKDGHYQTTALGRQYSHKYGYGKVDAYRMAHFGKTWENVKPQSWYYSDVIPVDKTIKIDSSGNGDKDKIISSTLKIGKQELDVMNLERVEHVTVTVNIQSTFRGQVGARLKSPFGVTSDLASFRPHDISSQGFVDWTFSSVAHWGESGVGDWTLEVFNAPDSKGNDIKFVNWQLRLFGESQAAEQAETYDIDKDYAQVRRDRLEKSVAAPVEPSSSSSSSSTSTTELQTFTTSTKAEESVASDDESKEQEGKLPDLVSTTSAAASTTSSATSAPDDTENDSGDGKNAYGNGHSGLYFMALMAIGFIIIAAIMWFHKTPGSSRRRRRREEYEFDIIPGEDYSDSEDVDSHDSFDLGHHNDDNFSLNEERDRLYDDLNGETLPDYHEDEEMFKIGDEEEDAKKPLGKKVNFQDDVTSGSVSAPSPGH; from the coding sequence ATGATTTTTAGAGTGGACTTGCTTCTCGTGGTGCTTCACGCTCTCATGAGCACCACTGGTGCCTGGGCGTCGGAGATTCCTGCTCGAGACTACGCCAACAAAAACTACTTTATGGTTGAGTTGGACACCGCCTCAAGCTCTGATCCATTGACCGCTTTCATCAATCAACACAAGGATGTTTACCAGTTTGAGCACCAAGCAAGAGGTTTTGATGACCATTTTGTGTTTTCTATTCCCAAGGGTCACGAACATAACCAGTTCTTGGGAAATTACAACTCCAATAACCATCATCTCATGCAAAAACGCCAGGATTTCGAACAGGAATATGAAATGTTGGTAACAAACCAAAATTTGAAGTCTATCCACATGTTGGTGCCCCGAGTCCTCGAGAGAAGAGCGCCTGTTCCTGTGGAGCCTGAAGAATATAATATGGCGAGAGGCATTATTCCTATTGACTCGTCTCAGTTGCCGATAAAAGATGCCGGTGAAAAGTTGGGGATAAATGATCCTATTTTCGCCCAGCAATGGCATCTCATCAACACACAGTTTCCTGGAAATGATGTTAACGTTACTGGATTGTGGTACGAAGGAATCACTGGTGAAGGTGTCGTTACGTCCGTGATTGATGATGGGTTGGACTATGAAGATGCCGACTTGCgaaaaaacttcaacaaagaaggGTCTTGGGATTTCAATGACAACACAAACCTCCCCAAACCACGTCTATTCAATGACTACCATGGAACCAGATGTGCTGGGGAAATCGCAGCTGTCAAAAACAATGTTTGTGGAGTAGGAGTGGCATATGATTCCCAGGTCAGTGGAATCAGAATCTTATCGGGACCTCTCACACCGGAAGATGAGGCTGCTGCCATGatctttggacttgataTAAACGATATATACTCGTGTTCTTGGGGTCCAACTGATGACGGTAGGACCTTGTCAGCTCCCGAAAAAATCGTCAAAAAGGCTATGCTTAAAGGTGTACAAGAAGGTCGGGAAAATAAGGGGTCTATTTATGTATTTGCATCAGGAAATGGAGGTCGTTCTGATGATTCGTGTAACTTTGACGGCTACACCAATTCCATTTATTCCATTACTGTGGGGGCCATTGATTATAAGGGACTTCATCCTTTGTATGCAGAGGCCTGTTCAGCTGTCATGGTTGTCACCTACTCGTCAGGATCAGGAGAACATATTCATACTACTGACATTCACGGCAAATGCTCCGCTCAGCATGGGGGAACTTCGGCCGCTGCTCCCTTGGCTGCTGGGATCTTTTCGTTAGTTTTACAAGTCAACCCAGATTTGACTTGGAGAGATTTACAGTACGTAGCAGCATTAAGCAGCGTGCCTGTCAACGAAAAGGATGGACATTATCAGACCACTGCCTTAGGAAGACAATACTCTCATAAGTATGGGTATGGTAAAGTCGACGCTTACAGAATGGCTCATTTTGGAAAAACGTGGGAAAACGTCAAACCTCAATCCTGGTACTATTCGGACGTTATACCCGTCGATAAGACCATCAAGATTGACTCTTCTGGTAATGGGGACAAGGATAAGATCATCAGCTCCACTTTGAAGATTGGTAAGCAGGAATTGGATGtaatgaacttggaaagagttgaacatgTAACTGTTACCGTCAACATTCAATCGACTTTCAGAGGCCAGGTTGGAGCTCGATTAAAATCTCCGTTCGGCGTCACCAGTGATTTGGCATCTTTCAGGCCCCATGATATTAGTAGTCAGGGATTTGTAGATTGGACGTTCCTGTCAGTGGCCCATTGGGGAGAATCTGGAGTGGGAGATTGGACGTTGGAGGTGTTCAATGCCCCTGATTCTAAAGGTAATGATATCAAGTTTGTTAACTGGCAATTGCGGTTGTTTGGGGAAAGTCAAGCTGCTGAACAAGCTGAAACTTATGATATTGACAAAGACTATGCTCAGGTAAGAAGAGACCGGTTGGAGAAGTCCGTGGCAGCTCCAGTTGAAccctcctcttcctcctcttcctcctccacctcGACAACTGAGCTCCAGACTTTCACCACAAGCACCAAAGCTGAAGAATCAGTTGCATCAGATGATGAAAGCAAGGAACAAGAAGGAAAGCTTCCCGACCTTGTTAGCACTACTTCTGCGGCTGCCTCGACCACATCTTCTGCTACTAGTGCCCCAGACGACACTGAAAACGACTCGGGAGACGGCAAAAATGCCTACGGTAATGGACATAGCGGACTCTACTTCATGGCATTGATGGCCATCGGGTTTATCATTATTGCAGCCATTATGTGGTTCCACAAAACCCCTGGAAGTTCGCGCAGAAGACGTAGAAGAGAAGAATACGAATTCGATATCATTCCTGGTGAAGACTACAGCGACAGTGAAGACGTCGACTCGCACGACTCGTTCGACTTGGGCCACCATAATGACGACAATTTCAGTCTCAATGAAGAACGGGATCGATTATATGATGATTTAAACGGTGAGACATTACCAGATTATCACGAGGATGAGGAAATGTTCAAGATcggagatgaagaagaagacgctAAAAAACCGTTGGGCAAGAAGGTAAACTTTCAAGATGATGTAACCTCTGGGTCCGTCAGTGCCCCCTCTCCTGGGCATTAG
- the ZWF1 gene encoding Glucose-6-phosphate 1-dehydrogenase (EggNog:ENOG503NWH9; BUSCO:EOG09261N64; COG:G), with protein sequence MSDSFGEYTSIVVFGASGDLAKKKTFPALFGLYREGHLPKTVKIIGYARSKLTEEDFKDRISAKFNVGGEENKPKVAEFLKLCSYVQGQYDTPEGYKELDKEMDAYEKHNESKAKKERLFYLALPPSVFGVVGKMIKEHAYPTDGRLRLIVEKPFGHDLESSNQLQKELAPLFTEEELYRIDHYLGKEMVKNLLVLRFGNELLNAAWNNKHIKSIQINFKEAFGTEGRGGYFDEIGIIRDVMQNHILQVLTLLTMERPSSFDPEAIRDEKVKVLKAIEEFDTSDILLGQYGKSEDGTKPGYLDDETVKKGSKCVTYAALGLKINNERWEGVPIVIRGGKALDESKVEIRVQYKPVAKGVFKEIQRNELVIRVQPKEAVYLKINSKVPGISTETSLTDLDLTYATRYSRDFWIPEAYEALIRDCYFGNHSNFVRDDELQISWALFTPLLKYLESEDAPTPEIYPYGSKGPKNLRAYMNAHGYVFSDPGTYEWPLTTPNVKGKI encoded by the coding sequence ATGTCGGACTCTTTTGGAGAATACACCAGCATTGTCGTTTTTGGGGCCTCTGGagatttggccaaaaagaaaaCTTTCCCAGCCTTGTTCGGATTGTACCGGGAAGGTCATTTGCCTAAAACTGTCAAGATTATTGGATATGCCAGATCAAAATTAACAGAAGAGGATTTCAAGGACAGAATATCTGCCAAATTCAATGTTGGCGGCGAAGAAAATAAGCCAAAAGTTGCAGAATTCTTAAAGTTGTGCTCCTACGTTCAAGGTCAATATGATACCCCCGAAGGATATAAAGAATTGGACAAAGAAATGGATGCATATGAAAAGCATAATGAATCAAAGGCAAAAAAGGAACGGTTGTTCTATTTGGCGTTACCACCTTCAGTTTTCGGTGTGGTGGGTAAAATGATCAAGGAACACGCCTATCCAACCGATGGCCGTCTTAGATTGATTGTGGAAAAGCCCTTTGGTCATGACTTGGAAAGTTCCAACCAGTTGCAGAAGGAATTGGCTCCTTTGTtcactgaagaagaattgtACAGAATTGACCACTACTTAGGTAAAGAGATGGTCAAGAACCTCTTGGTGTTGAGATTTGGTAACGAATTATTGAATGCTGCTTGGAACAATAAGCACATAAAGTCAattcaaatcaatttcaaggAAGCCTTTGGTACTgaaggaagaggaggataCTTCGATGAAATTGGTATCATAAGAGATGTCATGCAAAATCATATTTTACAGGTGTTGACGTTGTTGACCATGGAAAGACCTTCATCTTTTGACCCAGAAGCTATCAGAGATGAAAAAGtaaaggtgttgaaagcTATTGAGGAATTTGACACCAGTGATATTTTGTTGGGACAATACGGGAAATCCGAAGATGGTACCAAACCAGGTTACTTGGATGATGAAACCGTCAAGAAGGGCTCAAAGTGTGTGACTTACGCTGCTCTTGGCTTGAAAATCAATAACGAACGGTGGGAAGGTGTTCCTATTGTTATAAGAGGTGGTAAAGCTTTGGATGAATCCAAGGTGGAAATCAGAGTCCAATATAAACCAGTTGCAAAAGGAGTATTCAAGGAAATCCAAAGAAACGAGTTGGTGATTAGAGTTCAACCTAAAGAAGCAGTTTATCTTAAAATCAACTCTAAAGTCCCAGGTATTTCAACTGAAACGTCTTTAACCGATTTAGATTTGACCTATGCCACCAGATATTCTAGAGACTTTTGGATTCCAGAAGCCTATGAAGCTTTAATAAGAGATTGTTACTTTGGTAACCACTCCAACTTTGTTAGAGATGATGAGTTACAAATCAGTTGGGCTTTGTTCACGcctttgttgaagtaccTTGAATCAGAAGATGCGCCAACTCCAGAGATTTATCCATATGGTTCCAAGGGCccaaagaacttgagagCTTACATGAACGCTCACGGTTACGTGTTTAGTGACCCGGGTACCTATGAATGGCCTTTGACTACACCAAATGTAAAAGGCAAGATTTAG